The following coding sequences lie in one Nitrospinaceae bacterium genomic window:
- a CDS encoding CoA transferase, producing MLEGYRILDLGQVIAGTIGGLILADMGAEVIKIESPNGDLGRNPSIAGVGDVSSIHLTFNRGKKSLSIDLKSEEGKKIFFELVKVSDAVLTNFRPGAMDRLGLGIEQMKEHNPEIVYVESSGYGNEGPWRDKPAFDLVEVAMSGHMSITGEPGRPPARAGTPAADISSALYQAIACMVGLLAKAKGHSPVHLEVPMFDVQLVMLGYISTMYLNKGDLPEPPGNAHEYMVPYQAFPTATGYIVLSPREDRFYKSMCDAMGIPEYGEDPRFLTNKLRHENKDVLLPVMEKVLLEKSAEDWLVIFDEAGIPAAPVNKLDRALENEQVEAREMIREFDYPGSGRVRVVGNPIRDLTLPRNPDPAPPPTLGEHTEEILKNILGYEDDKIKALLDSGVVKTT from the coding sequence ATGCTCGAAGGCTATCGCATACTGGACCTGGGACAAGTCATCGCCGGCACCATCGGCGGCCTGATTCTCGCCGACATGGGTGCCGAAGTCATCAAAATAGAATCTCCAAACGGCGACCTGGGCCGCAACCCCAGTATTGCCGGTGTCGGTGATGTGTCTAGCATTCATCTTACATTTAATCGAGGCAAGAAAAGTCTTTCGATTGATCTCAAGTCGGAAGAGGGGAAAAAAATATTTTTCGAACTTGTGAAAGTATCTGACGCCGTACTGACAAACTTTCGCCCCGGTGCAATGGATCGGCTGGGCCTCGGCATCGAGCAGATGAAGGAGCACAACCCCGAGATCGTCTACGTTGAATCGAGCGGCTACGGCAATGAGGGTCCTTGGCGCGACAAACCGGCTTTCGACCTGGTCGAGGTGGCGATGAGCGGACATATGTCCATCACCGGTGAGCCGGGGCGTCCCCCCGCACGGGCAGGCACCCCTGCGGCCGACATTTCATCTGCGCTTTATCAGGCCATCGCCTGCATGGTGGGCCTTCTGGCAAAGGCCAAAGGACACAGCCCCGTCCACCTCGAAGTGCCCATGTTCGACGTGCAGCTTGTCATGCTCGGCTACATCTCGACCATGTATCTCAACAAGGGCGACCTCCCGGAGCCACCGGGCAACGCACACGAATACATGGTCCCCTATCAGGCCTTCCCCACCGCGACGGGCTACATTGTTCTTTCCCCGCGCGAGGACCGATTTTATAAGAGCATGTGCGATGCAATGGGAATTCCCGAGTATGGCGAGGACCCGCGTTTTCTCACCAACAAGCTTCGCCACGAAAATAAGGATGTGCTGCTTCCGGTGATGGAAAAAGTTTTACTCGAAAAATCTGCTGAAGACTGGCTCGTCATCTTCGATGAGGCGGGCATCCCCGCCGCACCCGTAAACAAACTCGACCGTGCGCTTGAAAACGAGCAGGTCGAGGCTCGCGAGATGATCCGCGAGTTCGACTACCCGGGCTCAGGAAGGGTGCGCGTCGTCGGCAACCCCATACGCGACCTTACGCTGCCGCGAAACCCGGACCCAGCTCCTCCGCCTACCCTGGGCGAGCACACTGAGGAGATATTAAAAAATATTCTGGGCTATGAAGACGACAAAATTAAAGCCCTTCTCGACTCAGGCGTGGTGAAAACCACCTAG
- a CDS encoding aldo/keto reductase, which produces MKMGDKRSLTRAEFFRLAAGVGASLALGADAEAAGPQLWRKIPSSGEKIPALGLGTARTFDVRLSPALLAPRREVVRLFFKEGGTLIDSSPMYGEAERVTGHLLSELGLHSKSFLATKVWTKGREAGAAQMRESMRLLGAKKIDLMQVHNLSDTATQLRTLREWKSKGLIRYIGITHYGTHAFDEMSEWIKRGSIDFVQFPFSIAVRDAEKRFMPFCADNGVATLVNRPYEKGGLFRAVRGRKLPKWASEFGAASWGQFFLKYILSNPATTSVIPATRKPKHLLDNMGAGRGALPDARMRQKMVRLWKNV; this is translated from the coding sequence ATGAAGATGGGAGATAAGCGGAGCCTGACCCGTGCAGAATTTTTCCGCTTGGCTGCGGGTGTGGGTGCATCGCTGGCGCTAGGTGCGGATGCCGAGGCGGCGGGACCACAGCTTTGGCGGAAAATTCCATCGAGCGGAGAGAAAATTCCCGCCCTCGGGCTGGGGACGGCGCGCACTTTCGATGTGAGACTCTCCCCGGCCCTGCTCGCGCCAAGAAGAGAGGTGGTTCGCCTATTCTTTAAGGAGGGAGGCACGCTCATCGACTCATCGCCCATGTATGGCGAGGCCGAGCGCGTGACGGGCCACTTGCTCTCGGAGCTTGGTCTTCATTCAAAGTCATTTCTCGCCACGAAAGTGTGGACTAAGGGAAGGGAGGCCGGGGCCGCCCAGATGCGCGAATCGATGCGCCTATTGGGTGCCAAGAAGATTGATCTCATGCAGGTGCATAACCTCTCGGACACCGCGACCCAGCTTCGCACCCTGCGCGAATGGAAAAGTAAGGGCCTCATTCGCTACATCGGCATTACCCACTACGGCACGCACGCATTTGATGAGATGAGTGAATGGATAAAACGCGGGTCTATCGATTTTGTTCAGTTTCCCTTTTCCATTGCCGTGAGAGACGCCGAAAAACGGTTCATGCCTTTTTGCGCGGACAATGGGGTGGCCACCCTGGTGAACCGACCTTATGAGAAGGGTGGTCTTTTCCGCGCCGTGAGGGGCCGAAAATTGCCGAAGTGGGCCAGCGAATTTGGCGCTGCGAGTTGGGGGCAGTTCTTTCTTAAGTACATTTTATCAAATCCGGCGACGACCAGCGTCATTCCAGCCACGCGAAAACCTAAGCACCTGCTCGACAACATGGGTGCAGGAAGGGGGGCGCTGCCCGATGCACGAATGCGGCAAAAGATGGTGCGTCTATGGAAGAATGTTTAG
- a CDS encoding aldo/keto reductase produces the protein MKKDNSLGLNFTRGEFFRLAAGAGAALALGTDAGAAGPQLMRTIPSSGEKIPAVGLGTAHTFNVERDASLVNPRREVVRLFFREGGKVIDTSPSYGASEALAGDLVRDAGAGDRAFVATKISTWGGREAGVEQVNESMKRFRRKKIDLEQVHNLKDTAIHLKTLRKLKDAGRVRYIGVTNHRPSSFGDIAALIKKEPIDFVQIQYNIQVRVAEKMLLPLCADKGVAVMVNLPYARARLFRAVKGKGKPEWLKEFGADSWGQFFLKYILSNPAVTVIIPATRKPKHLLDNMGAGRGPLPDAAGRAKMLKHWKQITA, from the coding sequence ATGAAAAAAGACAATTCGCTGGGACTGAATTTCACACGTGGTGAATTTTTCCGTCTGGCCGCCGGGGCGGGTGCAGCGTTGGCTCTGGGCACGGATGCCGGGGCGGCGGGGCCCCAACTGATGCGGACGATTCCGTCGAGCGGGGAGAAAATCCCCGCCGTCGGGCTGGGGACAGCCCACACCTTTAACGTTGAGCGCGATGCGTCACTTGTTAATCCCCGACGAGAGGTTGTTCGCCTCTTTTTTCGCGAGGGCGGCAAGGTGATCGATACCTCGCCCTCCTATGGTGCCTCCGAGGCGCTGGCGGGTGATTTGGTTCGAGATGCCGGGGCGGGGGATCGCGCATTCGTTGCCACCAAAATTTCAACCTGGGGCGGGCGTGAGGCAGGCGTCGAGCAAGTAAACGAATCCATGAAACGATTTCGCCGAAAAAAGATTGACCTTGAGCAGGTTCATAATCTCAAGGACACCGCGATACACCTCAAAACGCTCCGCAAATTGAAGGATGCGGGCCGCGTGCGCTACATCGGCGTTACCAACCACCGCCCCTCGTCCTTTGGGGACATCGCGGCCCTCATCAAAAAAGAGCCTATCGATTTCGTACAGATTCAATACAACATCCAGGTGCGAGTCGCCGAGAAAATGCTGCTTCCTCTCTGCGCGGACAAAGGGGTGGCGGTGATGGTGAATCTTCCCTACGCACGGGCCCGGCTGTTCCGAGCCGTCAAAGGAAAGGGGAAGCCCGAGTGGCTTAAAGAGTTTGGCGCCGATAGCTGGGGCCAGTTCTTTTTAAAATACATCCTTTCGAACCCGGCTGTGACGGTGATTATCCCGGCCACCCGGAAGCCCAAGCACCTGCTCGACAATATGGGGGCGGGGCGCGGGCCTCTTCCCGATGCCGCCGGGAGGGCGAAAATGCTCAAGCACTGGAAGCAAATCACAGCCTAA
- a CDS encoding MFS transporter yields MRKRLADLLIKSVNVREDEVRALLLSFAYFFCLLCGYYILRPLREEMGVAGGVRNLPWLFTGTFLVMLAAIPAFGSAVARFPRRKLVPFIYRFFIVNILLFYLLFSLGAGRVYLARAFFIWVSVYNLFVVSVFWSFMADIFESTQGKRLFGFIAAGGTVGALLGPAITTFLAVPLGPINLLPISALFLELAVQCIRRLLQSPGVKNSAAAPVENAIGGGVFAGAIGVFRSPYLLGICVYILLFTTTSTFVYFQQAHIVSAAFDSPAERTRVFALINLIVGLLTLGVQWFVTGRFMARFGVGRSAAFLPLVVAAGFLALAVSPVLAVLIAFQSIRRASNFAISKPAREVLFTVVGREEKYKSKNFIDTVVYRGGDAVSGWAYAALSGLGLGLSGIAVVSVPLALGWAWVALALGKKQEKLADSG; encoded by the coding sequence ATGAGAAAACGACTAGCTGACTTGCTGATAAAATCGGTGAATGTTCGCGAGGATGAGGTTCGCGCGCTACTCCTCTCGTTCGCGTATTTCTTCTGCCTTCTTTGCGGCTACTATATTTTGCGGCCGCTCAGGGAGGAGATGGGTGTCGCCGGTGGAGTTCGCAATCTACCTTGGCTCTTTACGGGAACCTTCCTCGTCATGCTGGCGGCGATTCCGGCTTTCGGGTCGGCGGTGGCGCGCTTTCCGAGGCGAAAGCTTGTCCCGTTTATTTACCGATTTTTCATCGTCAACATTCTACTCTTCTATCTGTTGTTCTCCCTTGGTGCGGGGCGGGTCTATCTGGCGCGCGCGTTTTTCATTTGGGTGAGTGTCTATAACCTGTTCGTGGTCTCGGTTTTCTGGAGTTTTATGGCCGATATTTTCGAGAGCACGCAGGGAAAGCGCCTCTTTGGCTTCATTGCGGCGGGCGGCACCGTTGGCGCGCTCCTGGGCCCAGCGATCACAACTTTTCTTGCCGTGCCGCTCGGGCCGATTAATCTTTTGCCCATTTCGGCGCTCTTCCTTGAGTTGGCCGTGCAGTGCATTCGGCGGCTTCTTCAATCGCCAGGGGTGAAGAATAGCGCCGCCGCCCCAGTTGAGAATGCAATTGGCGGGGGTGTTTTCGCCGGGGCGATAGGGGTATTTCGCTCGCCCTATCTCCTGGGAATTTGCGTATATATCTTGCTGTTCACAACAACCTCGACCTTCGTCTACTTTCAGCAGGCCCATATCGTCTCGGCGGCGTTCGATTCTCCGGCCGAGCGCACACGTGTGTTCGCCCTGATCAATCTCATTGTCGGTTTGCTCACGCTTGGGGTGCAATGGTTCGTCACTGGCCGGTTTATGGCTCGCTTCGGGGTCGGTCGGTCGGCGGCGTTTTTGCCGTTGGTGGTGGCGGCAGGATTCCTTGCTCTTGCGGTATCGCCTGTGCTCGCCGTTCTCATCGCGTTTCAGTCGATTCGCCGGGCCTCGAACTTCGCTATCTCAAAGCCCGCGCGGGAGGTGCTCTTCACGGTGGTTGGACGCGAGGAAAAATACAAGTCCAAAAATTTCATTGATACTGTGGTCTATCGGGGCGGGGACGCGGTTAGCGGCTGGGCCTATGCCGCCCTCTCGGGCCTCGGTCTGGGATTGTCTGGTATCGCCGTGGTAAGTGTGCCGCTGGCGCTCGGGTGGGCCTGGGTGGCGCTGGCGCTCGGGAAAAAACAGGAAAAGCTGGCCGATAGCGGCTAG
- a CDS encoding SDR family NAD(P)-dependent oxidoreductase: MDAELEGKACLVTGASRGIGRACAIFLARQGCPVAVNYREREKEAEETCRTIESEGGRALPFQADVSQTEEVEALVASVRDKFGPVYVLVNNAGIAPMRAPDELTEEIWDETIAVNLKSTFLVTQAALPNMRKAKWGRVINVSSNAAFTGGRVGPHYASSKAGMNGLTHSYSSFYAKEGITFNSLAPAGIWTDMIENDLKIKEPYAPVRRFGHVDEVAEAAVMFARCGFITGQTLLINGGVHMS; encoded by the coding sequence ATGGATGCTGAACTGGAGGGAAAAGCTTGTCTCGTAACGGGCGCGAGCCGGGGCATTGGGCGCGCCTGCGCAATTTTTCTTGCGAGGCAGGGATGCCCGGTGGCGGTGAATTACCGCGAGCGCGAGAAGGAGGCTGAGGAAACCTGCAGGACAATCGAGTCAGAGGGGGGGCGGGCACTTCCGTTTCAGGCCGATGTTTCTCAAACGGAGGAGGTCGAGGCCCTCGTTGCGAGTGTGAGGGATAAGTTTGGGCCCGTTTACGTCCTAGTTAACAATGCTGGAATTGCCCCGATGCGCGCGCCCGATGAACTGACTGAGGAAATCTGGGACGAGACGATAGCCGTGAATTTGAAATCCACCTTTCTCGTGACGCAGGCGGCCCTTCCCAATATGCGCAAGGCCAAATGGGGTCGGGTCATAAACGTATCCTCGAACGCCGCTTTCACAGGCGGGCGAGTGGGGCCGCACTATGCCTCGTCCAAGGCGGGAATGAACGGTCTCACCCACTCCTATTCGAGTTTTTATGCCAAAGAGGGTATTACGTTTAACTCGCTCGCCCCGGCGGGCATCTGGACCGATATGATTGAAAACGACTTGAAAATAAAGGAGCCCTATGCCCCGGTGCGCCGATTCGGGCACGTGGACGAGGTGGCCGAGGCCGCCGTGATGTTCGCCCGGTGCGGCTTCATCACGGGCCAAACCCTCCTCATCAACGGCGGAGTTCACATGTCCTGA
- a CDS encoding DMT family transporter, whose translation MLETIHPNLLALTGALCSAIARMFYKSALSHLSPTFVTVLVNFISVLFAALFYFLGDGVSDWPIEGLLWFAFVGLVGSLFGRYMSLLSIRLTGVARATIVMQTVLIWSTAIAIIFLGERLSVGVAAGSLLIMFGGVLLVYEKEEVRKRIPLVYYLAPLLAAFSLAFTFLLRRYGLLLIPSSPLGMGVSNLTALVALSAALPFTDGGMPDTRETRGFLIAALGGVFNAGAVLCFWTAVQTGKVVEVVPINRLSVLFVILFSWLFFQRQELISLRVVLGGLLSVAGAYVIVVGH comes from the coding sequence ATGCTAGAGACAATACACCCCAACCTCCTGGCGTTGACCGGGGCATTGTGCTCGGCTATTGCCCGCATGTTCTACAAAAGCGCCCTGAGTCATCTGAGCCCGACATTTGTCACCGTTTTGGTGAATTTTATCTCCGTCTTGTTCGCGGCCCTTTTCTATTTTCTCGGAGACGGCGTCTCAGATTGGCCCATCGAGGGGCTCCTTTGGTTTGCTTTTGTGGGGCTCGTCGGCAGTCTCTTCGGGCGCTATATGAGTTTACTGTCGATACGCCTGACGGGCGTAGCCCGGGCAACGATCGTGATGCAAACGGTGCTCATTTGGTCGACAGCCATCGCCATCATCTTTCTTGGAGAACGCTTGAGCGTCGGGGTGGCTGCCGGGTCCTTGTTGATCATGTTTGGGGGCGTTCTCCTCGTTTATGAAAAAGAAGAGGTGCGAAAGAGGATTCCCCTGGTCTACTATCTGGCGCCGCTGCTGGCCGCTTTTAGTTTGGCGTTCACTTTCTTGCTCCGCCGTTACGGGCTGCTCCTGATTCCCTCCTCCCCCTTGGGGATGGGAGTATCCAACTTGACGGCTCTCGTCGCTTTGTCCGCTGCCCTTCCGTTCACCGATGGGGGTATGCCGGACACCCGGGAGACGCGGGGATTTCTCATCGCGGCCCTGGGCGGCGTTTTTAACGCCGGGGCCGTACTGTGTTTCTGGACGGCGGTGCAGACGGGCAAGGTGGTGGAGGTGGTTCCCATCAATCGCCTGTCCGTTCTTTTCGTGATTCTTTTTTCGTGGCTTTTTTTTCAGCGGCAGGAGCTTATCTCACTGCGCGTGGTACTTGGCGGGCTTCTCTCCGTGGCGGGAGCTTATGTTATCGTCGTGGGACATTAA
- a CDS encoding dehydrogenase, translating to MAKVLVIDSKMSKIKPDWLGPGYEVVQPKGYEDADILRELSGIAGFFTAFRPVPAELIEAAPDLKVVARPGAGVDNIDINAATRCGVMVCNVTGVRGRSLAEHAFFMMLYISRNAWMKDDQETWLATPPIQLTGKTLGVVGLGDIGGNIVKIGHGFGMNILVNTRTPDPGRVPGVDVEFVSFDEMCPRADFIVLAMPLVPETEGLVRSETLGKMKKSAVVVNLSRGQAIVTDDLLEAIQAGRIAGAGLDVTDPEPLPDGHPLFSIPQVLISPHNGSRTSETTAAAMGRSADNIRKAIEGLRPMGLVNTEVLG from the coding sequence GTGGCGAAAGTTCTTGTGATCGATTCAAAGATGTCGAAAATAAAACCGGACTGGCTAGGGCCTGGCTATGAAGTTGTCCAACCCAAAGGCTATGAGGACGCGGATATACTACGCGAGCTTTCAGGGATTGCCGGCTTCTTTACTGCGTTTCGACCGGTGCCTGCAGAACTGATTGAGGCGGCCCCTGATCTCAAGGTGGTGGCGAGACCCGGCGCGGGAGTGGACAATATTGATATTAATGCGGCCACCCGCTGCGGGGTCATGGTCTGCAACGTCACTGGCGTTAGAGGCCGCTCGCTGGCCGAGCACGCTTTTTTCATGATGCTCTACATCTCGCGAAATGCCTGGATGAAGGATGACCAGGAAACTTGGCTAGCGACGCCGCCTATTCAGCTCACCGGCAAAACGCTGGGCGTCGTCGGCCTTGGCGACATCGGCGGGAACATCGTGAAGATAGGCCATGGTTTCGGGATGAATATTCTGGTCAATACAAGAACGCCCGATCCGGGGCGGGTGCCGGGTGTTGATGTCGAATTCGTTTCGTTCGATGAGATGTGTCCTCGTGCCGATTTCATTGTGCTGGCGATGCCGCTTGTACCCGAGACGGAGGGGCTTGTTCGGAGCGAGACGCTTGGAAAAATGAAAAAGAGTGCCGTTGTCGTCAACCTCTCTCGGGGGCAGGCTATCGTCACCGACGATCTGCTTGAGGCCATTCAGGCAGGGCGAATTGCCGGGGCGGGTCTCGATGTAACCGACCCCGAGCCCCTGCCCGATGGGCATCCTTTATTTTCGATTCCCCAGGTGCTCATCAGCCCGCACAACGGCTCAAGAACCTCCGAGACCACGGCTGCGGCCATGGGGCGGTCAGCCGACAACATCCGAAAAGCGATAGAGGGCTTGAGACCAATGGGCTTGGTCAACACCGAGGTGCTTGGCTAG
- a CDS encoding YifB family Mg chelatase-like AAA ATPase: MLAKTTSAAVLGVDAYPVDVEVDLATGLPAYATVGLPDTAVKESKERIRAAISNTGFRYPLGRITVSLSPADVRKEGSAFDLPIALALLRATGAIREEKNENTRLMFLGELALDGTLRPVRGALSVAVLAKQRGLGGLILPVENAREAAVVDNLAIIPAHTLPQVVGYLKGELTIEPESGGQPHLNSPPDGVEDFSDIRGQRHAKRAIEVAAAGGHNLLMLGPPGSGKSMLARRLPTILPRLSLEESIETSQVWSVLGKLGPGRSLVTKRPFRAPHHTISDAGMVGGGTIPLPGEASLAHNGVLFLDELPEYKKNVLETLRGPLEEGHITISRALASLSFPARFMLAAAMNPCPCGHWGDSARPCTCTPKQIARYRSRISGPLLDRIDIHIGVPRVEWKELSGEETGESSAVIRGRIEASRTRQQSRFNDHPALHSNAHMGPALISRYCKIDTQGEKLLEMAVERLGLSARAYHRVLKVARTIADLAGEDAIAPAHLAEAIQYRQLDRPINS, translated from the coding sequence ATGCTCGCAAAAACAACGTCGGCGGCCGTTTTGGGCGTAGATGCCTATCCGGTCGATGTAGAAGTGGACCTCGCCACCGGGTTGCCCGCCTATGCCACCGTCGGGCTGCCGGATACGGCGGTCAAAGAAAGCAAGGAGCGCATACGTGCCGCTATCTCTAACACAGGCTTTCGCTACCCGCTCGGGCGCATCACCGTGAGCCTCTCTCCCGCCGACGTTCGCAAAGAGGGAAGTGCCTTTGATCTCCCGATTGCACTCGCCCTGCTTCGAGCGACAGGCGCCATCCGCGAGGAGAAAAATGAAAACACCCGTCTCATGTTCCTTGGCGAGTTGGCGCTGGACGGTACTCTGAGGCCCGTACGAGGGGCGTTGAGTGTGGCCGTCCTCGCCAAGCAGCGCGGCCTGGGCGGGCTTATCCTCCCGGTCGAAAATGCTCGCGAGGCAGCGGTTGTAGACAATCTGGCGATAATTCCGGCTCACACTCTTCCCCAGGTGGTGGGATACTTAAAAGGAGAGCTCACAATTGAGCCTGAGAGCGGTGGGCAACCGCATTTAAATTCCCCCCCTGACGGGGTGGAGGATTTCAGCGACATCCGGGGACAGCGCCACGCCAAGCGGGCTATAGAGGTGGCGGCGGCGGGCGGGCACAACCTGTTGATGCTGGGCCCCCCGGGAAGCGGAAAGAGCATGCTCGCCAGACGGCTGCCAACCATCCTCCCCCGCCTATCTTTAGAGGAGTCCATCGAGACAAGCCAGGTTTGGAGCGTACTCGGAAAACTTGGGCCGGGTCGGTCACTCGTCACCAAACGACCCTTCCGTGCCCCGCACCACACCATTTCCGACGCCGGCATGGTCGGGGGAGGTACCATCCCGCTCCCCGGTGAGGCATCGCTTGCCCACAACGGCGTGCTCTTTCTGGATGAGCTTCCCGAATACAAAAAAAATGTGCTCGAAACCCTACGCGGCCCGCTAGAGGAGGGCCACATCACCATCAGCCGGGCACTTGCGAGCCTCTCATTTCCCGCCCGCTTCATGCTTGCCGCCGCAATGAACCCTTGCCCCTGCGGGCATTGGGGCGATTCGGCAAGGCCCTGCACCTGCACCCCCAAGCAAATTGCTCGCTACCGCTCGCGCATCTCAGGGCCGCTCCTTGACCGCATCGACATTCACATCGGGGTGCCCAGGGTCGAGTGGAAAGAACTTTCAGGAGAGGAAACCGGCGAGAGTTCGGCTGTAATCAGGGGGCGTATCGAAGCCTCCCGCACGAGGCAGCAAAGCCGCTTCAATGATCATCCCGCCCTTCACTCGAACGCCCACATGGGCCCGGCACTCATCAGCCGCTATTGCAAAATCGACACCCAGGGGGAAAAACTGCTCGAAATGGCCGTCGAGCGGCTGGGTCTTTCGGCCAGGGCCTATCACCGGGTGTTAAAAGTGGCGCGAACAATCGCCGATCTGGCGGGAGAGGACGCCATCGCCCCCGCCCACCTCGCCGAGGCGATTCAGTACCGACAGCTCGATAGGCCGATCAATTCTTAG